GGGGCGGGCTGGGAAGTTTGGGCCTGCAGCATTTAGAACAATATGCCCGAAAGCAAGGGATTCATGTGCTGGTAGCTACGATTTGCGGCGAAAACGAAAAAAGCATTCGCCTAGTAGAACGAAACGGCTATTTTCGGTGCGCTCATTATAAAGAGGTAGGTCTTAAGTTCGGGCAATACTTAGATATTGTAGGGTATCAAAAAATTTTAGCGTAAGAAATCTGTCAGGATTGCTTTAGGAAAGCAATAGGAGACTGTTATGGTTTGCAGCAAGCGCTGCTTGTACAATGATTGCATACGAAAGGGGGAGTATGCATGAAATATGGATATAAGGTATTGTTGTGGCTGCTTCTTTGGCAGGGAATGGTTTTGGGGCAGGCTTTGGCCGCTCCCAGCGAGGTGCGTGAGGATTTAGCGGAGTATTTTCAAGGCTTTTCCGGGACTTTTGTATTATATGATTTGGAGACGGAGCGATATATTGTTTATAATGAAGAGCATAGCCGGAAACGATTGTCTCCCTGCTCCACCTTCAAGATACCGAATTCTTTGATTGGACTGGAAACAGGAGTCGTGGATAAGGAAGACGTATTTACCTTGAAAAAATGGGATGGGACCCGTTATGATTTTCCCTATTGGAATCACGACCACACGCTGGCGTCAGCCACGAAGGAATCGGTAGTCTGGTATTTTCGAGAATTGGCAAGAGATATCGGCGCTGTAAGAATGCAAAGCTATTTGCAAATGATCGACTATGGCAATAAAGATATTTCCGGCGGGCTGACGCAATTTTGGCTGGGTTCTTCCTTGCAGATATCGGCTCGGGAGCAAGTGCGGTTTTTGGCGCGTTTAGAGCGGGGAGAGCTGCCGTTTTCTCAAGATACGCAGGCCATTGTGTATAAGAATATCACTGTGGCGGAGAAAAATGGCGCTATCCTTATGGGGAAAACCGGTTCGCGCTTGCAGGACGGACATTGGAATTTGGGCTGGTTTGTTGGTTTGGTGAAAAAACAGGGAGAAACGT
This sequence is a window from Anaeromusa acidaminophila DSM 3853. Protein-coding genes within it:
- a CDS encoding penicillin-binding transpeptidase domain-containing protein, producing MKYGYKVLLWLLLWQGMVLGQALAAPSEVREDLAEYFQGFSGTFVLYDLETERYIVYNEEHSRKRLSPCSTFKIPNSLIGLETGVVDKEDVFTLKKWDGTRYDFPYWNHDHTLASATKESVVWYFRELARDIGAVRMQSYLQMIDYGNKDISGGLTQFWLGSSLQISAREQVRFLARLERGELPFSQDTQAIVYKNITVAEKNGAILMGKTGSRLQDGHWNLGWFVGLVKKQGETYVFATNIEGADGAMGGKAREISLAVLKKMNVL